The following coding sequences lie in one Spinacia oleracea cultivar Varoflay chromosome 1, BTI_SOV_V1, whole genome shotgun sequence genomic window:
- the LOC130465430 gene encoding ubiquitin-like → MQIFVKTLRGNTITLEVEGSNSIVDLKSMIKEKDGIPMDQQRIMMGDKELLEKEDYEERMNTLEDYNINKETTLHLTSTLIGGSRHYPHGSLNFVPPTLRKLAYETCV, encoded by the coding sequence ATGCAAATATTTGTGAAAACCCTAAGAGGAAACACCATAACCCTAGAGGTAGAAGGAAGCAACAGTATCGTGGATCTAAAATCGATGATTAAAGAGAAGGATGGTATTCCAATGGACCAACAACGAAttatgatgggtgataaagagCTGCTCGAAAAAGAGGATTATGAAGAAAGAATGAATACCCTAGAAGATTACAACATCAACAAAGAAACAACCCTACACCTTACCTCAACACTAATTGGTGGCTCCCGCCACTACCCTCATGGTAGCCTTAACTTTGTTCCACCTACATTAAGAAAATTAGCCTACGAAACCTGCGTCTGA